Sequence from the Strix uralensis isolate ZFMK-TIS-50842 chromosome 1, bStrUra1, whole genome shotgun sequence genome:
AAAGTTGTGGTTATACCCTAAATCATTTCAActatcaaaacagaaaacagtgaatTTGGTGCATATATTGATACAGAACAAAAGTTATGGTGTAATTAGCCAGTCCATTTTTATAAACCAGCAAATATTCACCAGTACAGGTGCTGTAATCAGCCAgtaaaatacatgtaaaagagAAGGAGATTTTTTTACTAAGTGTCCAAATgtaaaacagcttttttcctatgaaaaggTTCAACAGATCTCCTACTTTCTTAAATAGAAGTTCTGTAAAAGTACTCATGAAGCACTCTGTACAAGtacctcatggagttcaacaaggggaacagcaaagtcctgcacctgtgTAACAACCACCCCATGCACCGGTTTATGCTGGGGGCTGCCTAACTGgagagcagcttggcagaaaaggacctggggtcatggtggacatcaagttgaacatgagccagtgaTGTGCCCCTGCAGCTAAGGAGGCtgatggtatcctgggctgtgtAAGGAGAAGCATTGCcggcaggttgagggaggtgatccttcccctctgctcagcactggtgaggccacatctggagtgttgtgtccagttctgggctccccagtacaagagagacatggacatactggagagagtccagcaaagggtcatgaagatgatgaagggactggagcatctctcctacgaggaaaggctgagagagttggggctgttcagcctggagaagagaaggctcaggggagatctgTTAAGGTGTATAAATACCtcaagggagggtgcaaagaggacagagccaggctctccttagtggtgcccagtgacaggaacagaggcagtgggcacaaactgaaatacaggagagGTTCCCTCCGAACATcgggaaacactttttcactgtgtgagtgactgagcactggcacggGTTGCTCAGAGCTGTGGTGGAGGCTCcctccttggagacattcaaaagccgCACGGACATGGCCCagggcaactggctgtaggtggccctgcttgagcaggggcttggaccagatgaacTCCAGaagtccctgccaacctcagcccTTCTGTGATACTTGCTTAATTATTTAGAGTATTAGTTACTAAGAATTAGTGGAAATTATAAGTATTGAGGTAGTGACTCCATGTATCCACCAGATGGCAGAAACCAGCCGAGGCCCAGGCCCTCACAAGCTCTTGGTGTTAATGAAACATGCTGGACTATAGTATTTACAAAGTACATGTATGCAGTTTGTCAAAGAACTGGGAAATTCTACTCTCTAAAAGTCactgtaaaaacatttaaagattaCTTTGACTTTGAAATTACCATCTTGGTAAAAGGAGAAGGTGTGATGGGgatgaacaagaaagaaaaaacaactacTTGTTACCAATGATTAATTtgatcttttgggtttttttgaacacTGCTAAGCATATCTCcattaaaagcacatttttaaaaaaatacctgattGAACTTAAAAGTAATATTTAACAGAGCTATTGAAGATAAAAGAGTAAGTAATTTCAAGTCTGCATTTGAAAACCAGAAATCTTTCTAGTGTCCTCGGGAATAGGCACTTGCTAAGACTTCCCAGTGCCATAGTTATTATCCAGACAAATCATTCTTGTTCTTACTCTTTTCTGAGTCCTCAATGTATCTGGACCTGCATGAGTTTGTTCAAGGTTGCTGTACTATATGTATGTTCATAAACCTGTGCATCACATTTCTTTCCTAGAGATCGAGCATTTGTCCATTTGAAATCCTTCAGGGGCTCAACTCAGCACACACCCTTAGTGCACTCTCCTGACATGCAGTTCAACTGGGCTTCTTCTAGAATGTGGAAGCAGCTGCCTCCAGACAAATGGAGGTAACGTTCACTCGATTACACGATATGCTAGCAAGCAGAGCATTTATCAAGAACATACAAGACAGATTCAGTTCCCCTGCTGGGGGTGATCTGGGCCCACTGCTGTGAAAATATTGCCCACAAGTAGCTACTGCCCTCAGAAGGTGCCTATAGACAGGCCCCTGACATATGAAGCagtcattaaataaaaatcataaataacACTCCCCAAGGAAAGTTCTGACTTCCAGAAAACAAGAACCTGCTCCCTCTTTATGATTGAAATAATCATGAAAAATCTTTTTGGGTGCCAAATTTTTGTAGAAGAACACTCCTTCTCCACCACCCAAAACTCAGTGGTGACCTTCTAGGCTTAACCCTGCTTCCCTAAGTCTTGCTGCATGCCAAGGACCCTGCCTGATCACTGACCACCAAAGACTCTTCTCCAAACCCCTAGTTCCAGTGCTGGTTCAACGGAGGCACAACTGTCCTCTCTGGCAACACCAAAGAATTAGGTAACTGGTAAGGCTTCTGAGTGCCACCCTCCTGAATAAAGCTATTGTCTGATTACTCTGGTTACTCTCCATTCAAACCAGGTCAAGGTAAACAGCAAATAAAGGTATTTACACACAACTCCCAAAACAGACAGTACTGGTAAACAGGCAACCACACTAAAAATCTGTGTACCCTAAGATAAAAGTGGAAAAGTTCATTTTTCTCCAGCTGATTTGTTACAGCCTTTTTATCAAGCATGACCACTAGAATGATGGGGGTTTTGTCTGCATTATACCTGAAGTTGcatctattagaaaaaaaatgcctctCAATGGACCGTGATAGCTTTTAGAGTCAGTCTCATCTTCAGAATCAGATGGATGAGTCAAATTAGTTTCAGAATGAAAGGCTAAACTGATTTAATTTGGGAGACAGCTGTGCCATTTTTCCACACTGAAATATATAGTGGTTTACTTTATACTTAGGTAAATGCATACATTTGTGTTTTGGTTCAAGTTTCATGTTCTGTACCTGGCTGCTTGGCCCAACGAGGGGTAAAGTTCTCACTCTTTGGCAACTCAGTCTGTATGTTTCAGTAATGAAGAATCTTTTTAACcaacatttgcatttaatttcacTCTGTATATTAACATACATACTTGATACAAATGTCTAAATAGCATGAATACATGTAGGCTGCTGGGCACAACAATAATTAACCACTTTGGAATGACAAGAGATTGCTGTTGATTAATGTCCAACAACTCTCATCCAAGGACTCTTTAAAAGAGCTCCTATTATTAGAACACTTCAGCGTGATGTGGAAGATGTGATCCCCATCTCCTGAGCAAAGGAAGGAATTGAACTTCAGTTTCATGCATCCAGGTGAATGCTTCAGCAATTCCTtggttttaaaaattgtttaaaaccCTGCCTTAAAAACAAGATGCTAGAACATGTATCAAAAATGAGCAAAGACACGTCTCTGTACCTCTGAACAACAGCTAGACTTACAGCAGACCAGTGCTCTACTACTTCCTATTGATTATAAAAGATTCCCCATTCAAGAGTGACAGATTAGGCTTTTCAGCATTACCTGTACTTAAAGAGCTTAAGATGGGATTCCAGATTCCCCTTAAACCTTAACTATTGCAATATCAGCTTTTAGGTGCTTACCTCCCTCTTTTGATTTGGTTCAAAACATTTCATCTAAATCTCATTTCTAGAGAAGAGGATATTTAACTGCCAGGACATTCAACCACTTATTTTCATCATCTAGTACAATGAATTACCCAAGATTTTGAAACCTTTGTCACCAAAAGCCTAAAACGTGAGTTCCCCACCACTGGCAAGCCCTGTTGTTTTTATCATATGCATCACAGAATAGAATAATCTGAATGCTGGCAGAATTTGTGGGttattttttaaaggcagaagaatGGAAACTTAAGGCCTGAAAAATTTGGGAATGAAGAGATGTTACATTGTCTCCATCACCTGTTaactccccttctctctgctgtcaGTGATTCAGGTTCACCCTGAGAACCCAGCATAAGCTCATAGTGAGTTCTAACTGGCTATGCCTGTGTAATGCTGCTGGTGACCCTAAAATTTACATGGGACTGGCAGCATTACATGAAGCCTGTGAGATCTCGTAATTGTACCTTAAATTCTGATCTGGCTTGAAAAACCCATggccacaaacacacacaaaaacaacaacaaaaaaaccaaacaaaaaacacacacacaaaacccccctGGGACTGTGGTCCTGAAGCATTTGTGGtgaaaatccaatttaaaaaaaaattaaatagactGTAGCTGATGAAGGAAGAACTGAAATTTATAAAGGAAGAAGCTCTGTTATGTTACTTTTACTGTCAGTTTTCCAAGCTAGTTTTTCTATTAGGAATTATTAGCTGGCTTAAGACTGTGGTTTTTTCTATACACTTGTCCATCTGTCTGCCTGTctaccttccttcttcccttcatTCCTTTCATTCTTCATTGTCCTTCCTAATCATCCTCAAACTTACTGTTTCCCAAATGATTTACCCATGTTGTTTTCACCCAGGTCTGTGAACTAAACACATGCCAGTGTAATTAGAGCCACACCTACACGAGTGCCAGCACTTAAGGTAACTGCATTTAATTAAGGTGGTGTGGGTTATTTCCTAAGCACTTTGACAATTCACCTCAACTTGGCTATATGAGAGACTCACTCTGCAGaaacttcagtttttaaatgagTTAGGGTTATAtgggaaaataatgtattttgggTTAATCtgacagggagagggaggggcTTCTGGTTTTTGTCAGCTGTGCTATTTGCTGTGTTAAAAATGGGAAACACTCCATGTTTACAGTATAGATTACTAGTTCATTCAGTATGGAGCTATGTTAACATCTGTATTGCACAGAACTTGTGGTCTGGTTGAGATGCTTAATAGTACACAAGAaccttaaatattaaaaattaatttggacaACTGTGTTTAAACTTGCTGTAGGGCCCCTGGTTCTTTGGTCAGTGTTTGTGCACAGGAAGAAAACGAATGTGATAGGGAAAAAGATGAGAAAGGCAAGATGGAAAAGAATGCAACATTTAGACAATAAAATCAAATCGTAGTAGTACACAAGAGAAAGAGCAATTTAACACCTTTTCTCTTCCCCGAACAATTTCAACCCACTTCCTATTAGTCAAGAGAAAGGGTTTAGAAAGTTGCTGGAGGTCAGGAACAGCAGCTGTCACCGCAGGTGGCGGTACGGGAAGGACAGATAACGCTGCCCGGCTGCACCTGCTCGGCAGCAAAGCAATGCCTTATTCCTCACTTGGCTTTATGACCTCGTCTACCACGGCCTATTAAAAGTAATTTACCTGTGGTCTGGGCCAAATTCAGAAGTCAGGGGAAGGGACAGACTGCGAGAGGCGGATCTCGTTCTGCTTCCCCCCCCTCCAAGCACATTCGGAGGGGAGCATTTTGGAAGTGAAGGCTGGCacagaagatggagactccctttccACACTTCAGCACAACGTGCTGGAGCAAGTACCCTTGAGGCCCGTTCTCACAGTCGCCGTCCAGCTACGAAACCAGGCCTGGGCCTTTGGCTGAGGGGGAGGCTGCGGTGCCAGGGGGCAGATGTCTGGCCGCCGGCCGGGAGGGACGCGGGCCGGACACCGCCGCCAGTCCCGCTGAGGGGATGGCCGCTCCCCGCGCTGCCTCCGGGCGGCGCAACACCAGaggagccggcggcggggagccccggTTTATGCTGAGGAGAAACGACGCGTCCTCCGCGCGGCCAGGAGAGCGCTGCGGGGCGCTGGGTGCGCCAGCCCGCTCTCCCCGCCGCGGCCGCTTTTACCTCCAGAGCGCTTGGAACCGCCCCGGGCAGAGCGCGCCCCTACCTGGGCGCTAGGCGATACCATCTCACGGAggggggcgggagggcgggggagAGAAAGCCTAGTTCTTTCCTGGCGCAACAGCAGAAAGGGGTTTCCTGGCGGTGGTACGCTCCGCCTCGGGCTGCGCCGCCGAAGGACTCCGCCTAGCGTTTGTCCGCTTCCtctgctcccccccgcccctccgcggTAAGTGGGAGAGGCGAGGCATCTCCCCGACGCGTGCGCGCTGCGCACGGCACGCAGTgtcagaggggagggaggagatggCGGAGTCCGCCGCGGAGCCGAGCGCGGGCCGGACCGGTGCTGGGGCGGCGGCAGCGATGGCGGAGGGTGATAGCGAGCGGAGCGACAGCGTCGCCAGAGCGGGGGAGGCCGCGGCCGCCGCGTCGTCTCCACCGTGCTCCCCTCCGTGCTCCCCTCCGGCGGCCGCTGGGGGCGAGGGCGCCGGGGCGAAGCCGCTGAGCGCGGCGGAGTACGCGCGGCGCGTGCACCAGTGGCTCTGGGACTCGTACTGCGGGTacctgggctggcagggctgcctgcccgCCCTCCTCGCCAACGCCAAcagcgccgccgccagccccggcccccctcGCgtcgccgcgccgccgccgcccccgccctccccgccgcccggagccgccgccgctgcttACTACAGCCCCTTCTACCTCTTCGCTCCGGTGCCAGCGCACACGGCCACCGCCGGGCCAGGGCCCCGCGCCTCAGCCGGCGCTTGGCCGGGAGCGGCGGGTAGGTTGGCCCCTCTGCCCAGGGCGACCTCCAGCAGCGCCGCCGGCGCCAGCGGCAGCGCCGCCCCCAGGGAGACGGGGCGGCCGGCAGGTGAGGGGGGCGAGCGGGccggggcccgggcccgggctGGGTCGCTtcgcggcggggggagggagcGGCCGGCCTAGCCCGTGGGGAGGCGACCGGCGGGGCCCGAGTCCCTGCTCAGCCGCTGGCTGCCGTGCGGGGCGGgtgggcgcggggccggggccttGCTGCCTGCGGCGCCTTCGGTctccgccgctcccccgccgccgtGTTGGGAAACGGCGTCTCCGGGAGGAAGCGGGGGGGTTTTGCAACGTTGGGGGCCGCTGCGCTTCTGAGGGCGGCAAACCCGGGCACGTCGCTGTGCCTTGTAAAAGGGGACAGCCCAAATACCGAGTTTGTAAATCCAGAACTTAATCCGCAAGCGGGTTTGAGAGGGTTGACCTGGGTGTACGGCTTATAGCTTTAGTGCTTGTAAGGCGTTTTCATGGATATGAAGaaggttggtttttggttttttttttcaatgaaactTGTGGTCATGGGCTTGTAATGCATCAAGCTTTATAAGTAGGCTGTTTGGATGATGAAATCTAAAGTAACTTTATCAGTTTTTAGTGGGCTCTTGGTGCTCCAAGTCACTTAATGAAACTGAAGCAGAGAAGTCAAAACAGGCTTACATTCAGCAAGCTAACAGCAAGACCCGAGATAAACAAAAGTCTGCTACGGCTGTATATATTGAAGGCTGTGTATAGCAGTGCTTCTGTTTATATTTGTTCGAGAGTAAGACAAACTTGCTCTGGTCACGTCAGAGAGAAAACCTGGAGCACAAACATTTCTTCACAAGTCGAGGAGCACCTAGGTGACATTCCTGAGTGTCTGGTAGCACCTTGAGTAATGGTAGAAAACCGTGGAGCAGAACACTGCTGAAGAACTTTGGAGAAAAGCCAgatctcctctctttctgcagggcaaaGTACAGCATTACTGGTCTGTAACATTTTTTATAAGCTCAGTGGCTGGGTGTGAGGGAAGAAcgttttcagttgctttttctttcttttgaagggAAGGGAATGTAGCTTTTGAACTTGCTTCTTTCATGGGGTTGTGAGCAAATGTTGTTTAAACAAGGTTATAACACaaagtagtattttatttaatCGTGCCCTGATTCTGAGGTATAGATTGCTTATAAACAGATACTGCCTGTCATTGAAAAAGAGGATATGGACAAAGGCTAAACTGAAATGATTCGTGGATTTTTAACTAGTTCTTCAGGAACTGATTCCATATGTTAAAGGTAATTTAGGGCATGAATAGCATTTCGTGCTGCTGAATATGGTTACTCCGAATGCTAAATGCTGTTGCAACACTTGGCCTTCTTAAGGGAACTCTGTAGGTCATATATGATACAATTGTAAACAAAGACTGTGCTGCTAGTGCTTTGTCTCCAGATTGCAGATGGATGTATCTGGAACAACTAAAGCGATTATGgctccttttctgctgcagatCATTGCCCACACAGCAGGCTCGGCAGGGCAGGTCATGGATGTGTCCCTACACCACTGCAGTTTACAGCCCAGTGCGTTTACGTAAGCTGAAATAAGTGACAGCTTATGCTAATGTTGCGGATTTTAAACTGGGATGTCAAGAAGTGGAATTGGTAACTGCCTCTTACAGTTCAGTCTGCCTGCAGGTGTGTGTCAGGGCACGAATATTAACAGCACTCTGGGCAGTAGCAGGCTTTTTGTGGACAGTTGTAATGATTTGAGACGCTTCCTCCCCTTGCCCCTCCCTGTCTTACTGCAGGAGATTACTGCTCTTCCGCTGGGAACGAGAGGGCAAAAAGTGCGTCCAGGCCTTAGCTGCCGGGTGGCAGACCGGTGCAAACCCAGCTTTATTACTAGCTTAACGTAAGATCCTAGACTTTGAGCTGAGACGGATGCGTGTTGCGTTTGGCTGTCCCTGCCATACAGATAGTAACCCCTGGCAAAATAGTGGATTTCTGTTATGAGGAACGTTTCAAATAGCTGCAGTGGAAGTCTGCCAGAGCCTAGGGGTTGCCAAGGCTTCTTAATATAATGGAGTTTAACATAATTTGAATACTTATTTTCTTAGCCCCACTTAGCTTCTTCCTTATTCATTTATTGAATCGAATAGATTCAAATGAAACTGTGCCATGAACTTAAACAAATGTGCTCCTTTTAACAGAGCCAACGAATGCTTTTATCTGGCACTCTATGCACGAGCCAGGATTGGGAGACTGGCTATGCTCCCTTCTGCCTTAGTTGAAGAATCTTTAATTAGAATTTAACTGACAACTTGTATGTGCTTTGACAATGCGAATTGAATCCATCTTAGTATTATATGTGTAACAGTCATGCTACTTGATATTATGGATGCAGAGTTATCGGTGAAACAGGTATGAGATAAAGATATATCAACCAAGGTATGTTAAATAAGAACTTGCACTTACCTAATCACTGCTTGATTATACTTACCCCATTTTAAAAGCGCCCAAGTGCTGTGGGCTCTCAGCTTCGCTTGCATAGCTTGTGAGGCTGGGACTGGCAGTATCAGTCTCAGTAGTTGAAGTGTGGAGGCTTATTGTAAGTGAAATTTGATGATGTTTTTTGAGATTGGAGAGGGGAACgatttgctttcctctttttccttttctcctttccctgtgTGTGGGGGTAGGTGTTCTCAGAAACACTAACAAAGGCAGTCACTATTTTCCACAAGTTACATCTACTAGTACTTGGGTATTTCCAAATGAAGTTTTGATGTGAGTCCTTACTGGTGAGAGAGTCATGTTTGGGAAGTAGAGGGCTAGGTGGGTCcagatgaaattattttgcaACTCTATTCCTTGGAAACTTTCTAAGATACTTTTTGATGTTTTCCTTGCATTTATCATCCGAGGTAGCATTATCAACAAAAGCTTTGTGACCACTTGCTTGGTGTCCATGTGCACTTGGccaattaaatacattttctgccTCGCGGTAGTGCAGCATGCTGTGTTTTGTTATAATAAGTAGTCTACAGGAATGTTTATGTCAAGTATGACTAATATTTTCATCTGCTCCTGTTTCTGGGTCTGACTGGAGACAAAATAGgctgttttgctttcagagagCTGGTACTCAGTACATATGGAAGCCTTGCTGTTGAGTGATAGAGAAGTTGTGGTAGatctagttttccttttatccaAACCCTCAGATTTACTGAAATCTCTTCTCTCTGAGGCTGTTCTAAACGAAAGAACACAAAAATTGATGCATCTTCAGTGTACTTTGGTTCTTTAGTGGGGTGGGATTTTGTCTGTAATTCTAATTATGAGGGGACTCGGAGTTCTGAaagtgtttaatttaatttaagaaGGTTCTTATAACGCAATGCAAATAATTCAGATCATTTTTTATTCATACACCTTTAGAAGTTTTCTTAAAGATGATGTGAGCTGAGATCAAGATCTTGATTATGTTCTTGCAATGAGATTAATGGTGAAAAGTTCTTTAGATTATAGTGTGAACATTGTTAGTGCAGTAAAATCTGGGTAATGTTAACTATTTCTGTTACAGGTCGGGAGTTCATTATCCCTTCGTTGGCA
This genomic interval carries:
- the FAM8A1 gene encoding protein FAM8A1 gives rise to the protein MAESAAEPSAGRTGAGAAAAMAEGDSERSDSVARAGEAAAAASSPPCSPPCSPPAAAGGEGAGAKPLSAAEYARRVHQWLWDSYCGYLGWQGCLPALLANANSAAASPGPPRVAAPPPPPPSPPPGAAAAAYYSPFYLFAPVPAHTATAGPGPRASAGAWPGAAGRLAPLPRATSSSAAGASGSAAPRETGRPAGREFIIPSLAHRFIAEMVDFFILFFIKATIVLSIMHLSGIKDISKFAMHYIIEEIDEDTSMEDLQKMMIVALIYRLLVCFYEIICIWGAGGATPGKFLLGLRVVTCDTSVLIAPSRVLVIPSSNVSMTTSTIRALIKNFSIASFFPAFITLLFFQHNRTAYDIVAGTIVVRRNGVR